A section of the Streptomyces sp. Je 1-369 genome encodes:
- a CDS encoding fumarate reductase/succinate dehydrogenase flavoprotein subunit → MSQVERQQWDVVVVGAGGAGLRAAIEAREQGARTAVICKSLFGKAHTVMAEGGIAASMGNVNSGDNWQVHFRDTLRGGKFLNQWRMAELHAREAPDRVWELETWGALFDRTPDGRISQRNFGGHEYPRLAHVGDRTGLELIRTLQQKIVALQQEDYKEFGDYEARLKVFQECTVTRVLKDETAGDVGDGDEGGRVGGAFCYDRESGRFFVLEAPSVVLATGGIGKSFKVTSNSWEYTGDGHALALLAGAPLLNMEFVQFHPTGMVWPPSVKGILVTESVRGDGGVLRNSEGKRFMFDYVPDVFKEKYAQSEEEGDRWYEDPDHNRRPPELLPRDEVARAINAEVKAGRGSPHGGVFLDVSTRMPADVIKRRLPSMYHQFKELADVDITAEAMEVGPTCHYVMGGIAVDSDTAATRRVTGLYAAGEVAGGMHGSNRLGGNSLSDLLVFGRRAGLHAARYAAGLTSRPVPDEVQVDTAAAEALRPFSAEGREDGVTPENPYTLHQELQQTMNDLVGIIRREAEMEQALEKLAELRVRARRAGVEGHRQFNPGWHLALDLRNMLLVSECVARAALERTESRGGHTREDHPAMNREWRRANLLCQLADPTGGLAATDPVRGQIDLVRVTTEPIRPDLLALFEKEELVKYLSEEELYE, encoded by the coding sequence ATGTCTCAAGTGGAACGGCAGCAGTGGGACGTCGTCGTGGTGGGGGCCGGGGGCGCGGGCCTGCGGGCCGCGATCGAGGCGCGCGAGCAGGGCGCCCGTACCGCCGTGATCTGCAAGTCGCTGTTCGGCAAGGCCCACACGGTGATGGCCGAGGGCGGCATCGCCGCCTCCATGGGCAATGTGAACTCGGGCGACAACTGGCAGGTCCACTTCCGCGACACCCTGCGCGGCGGCAAGTTCCTCAACCAGTGGCGCATGGCCGAGCTGCACGCCCGTGAGGCGCCGGACCGCGTGTGGGAACTGGAGACCTGGGGCGCGCTCTTCGACCGCACTCCGGACGGCCGGATCTCGCAGCGCAACTTCGGCGGCCACGAGTATCCGCGGCTCGCGCACGTCGGCGACCGCACCGGCCTGGAGCTGATCCGCACGCTGCAGCAGAAGATCGTCGCGCTGCAGCAGGAGGACTACAAGGAGTTCGGCGACTACGAAGCACGCCTGAAGGTCTTCCAGGAGTGCACGGTCACGCGCGTGCTGAAGGACGAGACGGCCGGTGACGTCGGTGACGGCGATGAGGGCGGCCGCGTCGGCGGGGCCTTCTGCTACGACCGGGAGTCGGGCCGCTTCTTCGTGCTCGAAGCGCCCAGCGTCGTCCTGGCGACCGGCGGCATCGGCAAGTCCTTCAAGGTGACGTCGAACTCGTGGGAGTACACGGGCGACGGCCACGCGCTCGCCCTGCTCGCCGGCGCCCCCCTCCTGAACATGGAGTTCGTGCAGTTCCATCCGACGGGCATGGTCTGGCCGCCGTCGGTCAAGGGCATCCTCGTCACCGAGTCCGTGCGCGGCGACGGCGGCGTCCTCAGGAACTCCGAGGGCAAGCGGTTCATGTTCGACTACGTGCCCGACGTCTTCAAGGAGAAGTACGCGCAGTCGGAGGAGGAGGGCGACCGCTGGTACGAGGACCCGGACCACAACCGCCGCCCACCCGAACTGCTCCCCCGCGACGAGGTCGCGCGCGCCATCAACGCCGAGGTGAAGGCGGGCCGCGGCTCCCCGCACGGCGGCGTCTTCCTCGACGTGTCGACGCGCATGCCCGCGGACGTCATCAAGCGACGGCTGCCGTCCATGTACCACCAGTTCAAGGAGCTCGCGGACGTCGACATCACCGCGGAGGCGATGGAGGTCGGGCCGACCTGTCACTACGTGATGGGCGGCATCGCGGTCGACTCCGACACCGCGGCCACGCGCCGTGTGACGGGTCTCTACGCCGCGGGCGAGGTCGCGGGCGGCATGCACGGCTCCAACCGGCTCGGCGGCAACTCCCTCTCCGACCTGCTGGTCTTCGGGCGGCGCGCGGGCCTGCACGCGGCCAGGTACGCCGCGGGGCTCACGTCACGGCCCGTGCCGGACGAGGTGCAGGTGGACACGGCGGCCGCGGAGGCGCTGCGGCCGTTCAGCGCCGAGGGCCGGGAGGACGGGGTGACGCCCGAGAACCCGTACACCCTCCATCAGGAACTGCAGCAGACCATGAACGATCTGGTCGGCATCATCCGCCGTGAGGCGGAGATGGAGCAGGCTCTGGAGAAGCTCGCCGAACTCCGGGTACGGGCGCGGCGCGCCGGAGTCGAGGGCCACCGGCAGTTCAACCCGGGCTGGCACCTCGCCCTGGACCTGCGGAACATGCTCCTGGTCAGCGAGTGCGTGGCGCGGGCCGCCCTGGAGCGCACGGAGAGCCGGGGCGGTCACACCCGCGAGGACCACCCGGCGATGAACCGCGAGTGGCGGCGGGCCAACCTGCTCTGCCAGCTGGCCGACCCGACCGGCGGTCTGGCGGCCACGGATCCCGTACGCGGCCAGATCGACCTCGTCCGCGTGACGACCGAGCCCATCCGCCCGGACCTGCTCGCCCTCTTCGAAAAGGAGGAGCTGGTCAAGTACCTCTCTGAAGAGGAGCTGTACGAATGA
- a CDS encoding ABC transporter family substrate-binding protein produces MSHDRARVRSVVFLATGVLALPALAGCSSNDEAGRPVAGQDVAPAARDMVADGGTMNWAVDELPETFNSFQADADEATARVAGAVLPSLFRIDAQGRAQRNADFLESAEVVEREPQQVVLYKLNQQAVWSDGREIGADDFAAQWRALSGRDSAYWTARNAGYDRIAKIERGANNLEVRVTFAKPYADWRSLFSPLYPKQIMGTPDSFNDGARRKLKVTAGPFALSGTDRKAGDVMLERNARWWGSPAKLNKIVLREVGRAERAEALAKGRIDLAAIDATEAGRISRAAEDKGSEGPLAHGPGAAITPARALRSWAIAHGSDEEAADTETEARAKTRKAVKRYATEQEGLRGYVVRKSLEPAYTQLALNGSEGPLADDRVRRAVARALDRGELAKAVLKPLGLPAEPVGSHLALAGQQAYADNSGALGEQDTAEARALLADAGWTQGAPLKGKKDEEEGEKEEGEKKEKGEEGQGDEEKTAGGESDAKDEKSAKDAKKAKDSAESSTDADAADDGTYIVGEEDGKPGDNGTAVLAPAPAAAYQRAVLNRQADVLGLPREADKEKKKEPADQAKQRSRDQAKGGAPGAYAPKGTAAPKGSGAKGAAAAGPLAKDGKPLTLRFVLPSGDGSEPLRAVADRISRMLQKIGVRTETAKVADESYFKDHIASGQYDLALYSWPASAFPATDARPIFAKPVPAADGSLNVEQNYTRVGTDHIDQLFDQAVGELDEETSRSLVKKADARIWAEAGSIPLYQRPQLMAARPNLANAGAFGFQAPRYEDIGFLKPGAKPSGQPSAK; encoded by the coding sequence ATGTCCCACGACCGCGCCAGAGTCAGGTCTGTCGTGTTCCTCGCGACGGGGGTGCTGGCCCTGCCCGCCCTCGCCGGATGCAGCTCGAACGACGAGGCCGGCCGCCCGGTCGCGGGCCAGGACGTCGCTCCCGCCGCCCGGGACATGGTCGCCGACGGCGGAACCATGAACTGGGCGGTCGACGAGCTGCCGGAGACGTTCAACTCCTTCCAGGCGGACGCCGACGAAGCCACCGCCCGGGTCGCGGGCGCGGTCCTGCCGTCCCTGTTCCGCATCGACGCGCAGGGCAGGGCGCAGCGCAACGCCGACTTCCTGGAGTCCGCGGAGGTCGTAGAGCGCGAGCCGCAGCAGGTCGTCCTGTACAAGCTCAACCAGCAGGCGGTGTGGAGCGACGGCCGGGAGATCGGCGCCGACGACTTCGCCGCGCAGTGGCGGGCCCTCTCCGGCAGGGACAGCGCGTACTGGACGGCACGGAACGCGGGCTACGACCGCATCGCGAAGATCGAGCGCGGCGCGAACAACCTGGAGGTGCGGGTCACCTTCGCCAAGCCGTACGCGGACTGGCGCTCCCTCTTCTCGCCGCTCTATCCGAAGCAGATCATGGGCACGCCCGACTCCTTCAACGACGGCGCACGCCGCAAGCTGAAGGTGACGGCGGGCCCCTTCGCGCTCAGCGGCACCGACCGCAAGGCCGGCGACGTGATGCTGGAGCGCAACGCCCGCTGGTGGGGCAGCCCGGCCAAGCTCAACAAGATCGTGCTGCGCGAGGTGGGGCGCGCGGAGCGGGCCGAGGCGCTCGCCAAGGGCCGGATCGACCTCGCCGCGATCGACGCGACGGAGGCCGGGCGGATCTCCCGGGCCGCCGAGGACAAGGGGAGCGAGGGCCCGCTCGCCCACGGCCCCGGCGCCGCGATCACCCCCGCGAGGGCGCTGCGCTCCTGGGCGATCGCCCACGGCTCCGACGAGGAGGCCGCCGACACGGAGACCGAGGCACGCGCCAAGACCCGCAAGGCGGTCAAGAGGTACGCGACCGAACAGGAGGGGCTGCGCGGCTACGTCGTACGCAAGTCCCTGGAACCGGCCTACACCCAGCTCGCCCTCAACGGCTCCGAAGGACCGCTCGCCGACGACCGGGTGCGCCGTGCGGTCGCCCGCGCCCTGGACCGGGGGGAGCTCGCCAAGGCCGTCCTCAAGCCGCTCGGCCTCCCCGCCGAGCCGGTCGGCAGCCACCTCGCCCTCGCCGGGCAGCAGGCGTACGCGGACAACAGCGGGGCGCTCGGCGAGCAGGACACAGCGGAGGCGCGAGCGCTCCTCGCGGACGCCGGCTGGACGCAGGGCGCGCCGCTGAAGGGCAAGAAGGACGAGGAAGAGGGGGAGAAGGAAGAGGGGGAGAAGAAGGAGAAGGGGGAGGAGGGGCAAGGGGACGAGGAGAAGACGGCAGGCGGCGAGTCCGACGCGAAGGACGAGAAGTCCGCGAAGGACGCGAAGAAGGCGAAGGACTCCGCGGAGAGCTCCACTGACGCCGACGCCGCCGACGACGGCACCTACATCGTCGGCGAAGAAGACGGCAAGCCCGGCGACAACGGCACCGCCGTCCTCGCCCCCGCCCCCGCGGCCGCCTACCAGCGCGCCGTCCTGAACCGCCAGGCCGACGTCCTCGGCCTGCCCCGCGAGGCCGACAAGGAGAAGAAGAAGGAGCCCGCCGACCAGGCCAAGCAGCGCTCCAGGGACCAGGCCAAGGGCGGCGCCCCGGGCGCGTACGCCCCGAAGGGCACCGCCGCACCCAAGGGATCGGGTGCGAAGGGAGCCGCCGCGGCGGGCCCGCTCGCCAAGGACGGCAAGCCCCTGACCCTCCGTTTCGTGCTGCCGTCCGGGGACGGCTCGGAGCCGCTGCGCGCGGTGGCCGACCGGATCTCGCGGATGCTCCAGAAGATCGGGGTCCGCACGGAGACGGCGAAGGTCGCCGACGAGAGCTACTTCAAGGACCACATCGCGTCCGGCCAGTACGACCTGGCGCTCTACTCGTGGCCCGCCTCGGCCTTCCCGGCCACCGACGCCCGCCCGATCTTCGCCAAGCCGGTCCCGGCCGCGGACGGATCGCTGAACGTCGAGCAGAACTACACCCGTGTCGGTACGGACCACATCGACCAGTTGTTCGACCAGGCCGTCGGTGAGCTGGATGAAGAAACGTCACGCTCCCTGGTCAAGAAGGCGGACGCCCGGATCTGGGCGGAGGCGGGCTCCATCCCCCTCTACCAGCGCCCCCAGCTGATGGCGGCCCGCCCGAACCTGGCCAACGCCGGAGCGTTCGGCTTCCAGGCCCCGCGCTACGAGGACATCGGCTTCCTGAAGCCGGGCGCGAAGCCGTCGGGCCAACCGTCGGCGAAGTAG
- the typA gene encoding translational GTPase TypA, translated as MATRHDIRNVAIVAHVDHGKTTIVDAMLKQAGSFAAHAAESLDDRMMDSNDLEREKGITILAKNTAVKYHPKDGGDPITINIIDTPGHADFGGEVERGLSMVDAVVLLVDASEGPLPQTRFVLRKALQQRLPVILCINKTDRPDSRIDEVVNETYDLFLDLDADEDQIEFPIVYACGRDGIASLTKPEDGTVPADSTNLEPFFTTILESVPAPTFDEAAPLQAHVTNLDADNFLGRIALLRVEQGELRKGQTVAWIKRDGTIANVRITELMMTEALTRKPAEMAGPGDICAVAGIPDIMIGETLADPENPIALPLITVDEPAISMTIGTNTSPLVGRGGTGKGADAKAAVKDRKVTARQVKDRLERELIGNVSLRVLETERPDAWEVQGRGELALAILVEQMRREGFEMTIGKPQVVTRQVDGKTHEPVERMTIDVPEEHMGAVTQLMGVRKGRMDNMSNHGSGWVRLEFVVPSRGLIGFRTEFLTQTRGTGIAHSIHEGHEPWFGELKTRNNGSLVADRSGAVTAFAMTNLQERGVLFTEPGTEVYEGMIVGENSRADDMDVNITKEKKLTNMRSASADSFEAIVPPRKLSLEQSLEFCRDDECVEVTPEAVRIRKVVLDQKERGRSASRAKHN; from the coding sequence ATGGCCACGCGCCACGACATCCGCAACGTTGCCATCGTCGCTCACGTCGACCACGGCAAGACGACCATCGTCGACGCCATGCTCAAGCAGGCCGGCTCGTTCGCCGCGCACGCCGCCGAGTCCCTCGACGACCGCATGATGGACTCGAACGACCTGGAGCGTGAGAAGGGCATCACGATCCTCGCCAAGAACACGGCGGTGAAGTATCACCCCAAGGACGGCGGGGATCCGATCACGATCAACATCATCGACACCCCCGGCCACGCCGACTTCGGTGGCGAGGTCGAGCGTGGTCTGTCGATGGTGGACGCGGTCGTGCTGCTGGTGGACGCCTCCGAGGGCCCGCTCCCGCAGACCCGCTTCGTGCTGCGCAAGGCCCTGCAGCAGCGGCTGCCCGTCATCCTGTGCATCAACAAGACGGACCGTCCCGACTCGCGCATCGACGAGGTCGTCAACGAGACGTACGACCTCTTCCTCGACCTGGACGCCGACGAGGACCAGATCGAGTTCCCGATCGTCTACGCCTGCGGCCGCGACGGCATCGCCTCGCTGACCAAGCCGGAGGACGGCACGGTCCCGGCGGACTCCACCAACCTGGAGCCGTTCTTCACCACCATCCTGGAGAGCGTCCCGGCCCCGACGTTCGACGAGGCCGCCCCGCTCCAGGCCCACGTCACCAACCTCGACGCGGACAACTTCCTCGGCCGCATCGCGCTGCTCCGCGTCGAGCAGGGCGAGCTGCGCAAGGGCCAGACCGTGGCCTGGATCAAGCGCGACGGCACGATCGCCAACGTCCGCATCACCGAGCTGATGATGACCGAGGCCCTCACCCGCAAGCCCGCCGAGATGGCGGGCCCCGGTGACATCTGCGCCGTCGCCGGTATCCCCGACATCATGATCGGCGAGACCCTCGCCGACCCGGAGAACCCGATCGCGCTGCCGCTGATCACGGTCGACGAGCCCGCGATCTCCATGACGATCGGTACGAACACCTCGCCGCTGGTCGGCCGTGGTGGCACCGGCAAGGGCGCGGACGCCAAGGCCGCGGTCAAGGACCGCAAGGTCACCGCCCGCCAGGTCAAGGACCGCCTGGAGCGCGAGCTCATCGGTAACGTCTCGCTGCGTGTCCTGGAGACCGAGCGCCCCGACGCCTGGGAGGTGCAGGGCCGCGGTGAGCTGGCGCTGGCCATCCTGGTCGAGCAGATGCGCCGCGAGGGCTTCGAGATGACCATCGGCAAGCCGCAGGTGGTCACCCGCCAGGTCGACGGCAAGACCCACGAGCCGGTCGAGCGCATGACGATCGACGTCCCCGAGGAGCACATGGGCGCCGTCACGCAGCTCATGGGCGTCCGCAAGGGCCGGATGGACAACATGTCGAACCACGGCTCCGGCTGGGTCCGCCTGGAGTTCGTCGTGCCCTCCCGCGGCCTCATCGGCTTCCGTACGGAGTTCCTGACGCAGACGCGCGGCACGGGCATCGCCCACTCCATCCACGAGGGCCACGAGCCGTGGTTCGGCGAGCTGAAGACCCGCAACAACGGTTCGCTGGTCGCCGACCGCTCCGGTGCCGTCACCGCCTTCGCGATGACCAACCTCCAGGAGCGCGGCGTGCTGTTCACCGAGCCCGGCACCGAGGTGTACGAGGGCATGATCGTCGGCGAGAACTCGCGCGCCGACGACATGGACGTGAACATCACCAAGGAGAAGAAGCTCACCAACATGCGCTCCGCCTCCGCCGACTCCTTCGAGGCGATCGTGCCGCCGCGCAAGCTGTCGCTGGAGCAGTCCCTGGAGTTCTGCCGCGACGACGAGTGCGTCGAGGTGACCCCGGAGGCCGTGCGCATCCGCAAGGTCGTCCTGGACCAGAAGGAGCGCGGCCGCTCCGCGTCCCGCGCCAAGCACAACTGA
- a CDS encoding peptide ABC transporter substrate-binding protein, with protein MRGAKSAKWVACAITVTLAATACGGGGSDSSDDMNKGKADPKGIVTAQLSEPQNPLQPANAKESQGSRVLRTVFAGLVDYKPGSTELENINAESVKPNKDSSVWTVKLKPGWKFHDGTTVTAKSYVDSWNWSANVANNQTNSSWFADIKGYEDVHPEKGKPKSDKMSGLKVVDENTFTVTLNSPVSYFAYKLGYDVWAPLPEAFFKDPKAFGQKPIGNGPYKFVSWDHNKLVKVRKFEDYKGPNAAKNGGIDFKNYTKADAAYSDLRSNNLDWIEQVPTTALTNYKQDLGDRAIDQEYSAVQSVVPAFYSKQFKDIDPKVIQGLSMAIDRDTITKKVLHGTRTPADSFVARGVLGHKDGALGDVAKFDPAKAKALIKEGGGVPGDKISIQFNADQDHKPWVDAVCNSIRKSVGVECVGDSKPTFQADLNARDNKQVKSMYRGGWVLDYPVNSNFMRDLYGSKAAGNTSGFSNKEFDELSTKADKAATLDETVKLYQEAEQILVKEMPAIPLWFYKVNSGQSTNILGKIPYGQDGDPIFTDVQVKQK; from the coding sequence ATGCGTGGTGCCAAGAGCGCCAAGTGGGTCGCGTGCGCGATAACCGTCACTCTGGCGGCGACCGCCTGCGGCGGTGGCGGCAGCGACAGCAGTGACGACATGAACAAGGGCAAGGCGGACCCGAAGGGCATTGTCACCGCGCAGCTCAGCGAGCCGCAGAACCCGCTGCAGCCGGCCAACGCCAAGGAGAGCCAGGGCAGCCGCGTTCTGCGTACGGTCTTCGCGGGTCTGGTCGACTACAAGCCCGGCAGCACCGAGCTCGAGAACATCAACGCCGAGTCGGTCAAGCCGAACAAGGACTCCTCGGTCTGGACCGTCAAGCTGAAGCCCGGCTGGAAGTTCCACGACGGCACCACGGTGACCGCCAAGTCCTACGTGGACTCCTGGAACTGGTCGGCCAACGTGGCCAACAACCAGACCAACTCCAGCTGGTTCGCGGACATCAAGGGCTACGAGGACGTCCACCCCGAGAAGGGCAAGCCCAAGTCCGACAAGATGTCGGGTCTGAAGGTCGTCGACGAGAACACCTTCACCGTCACGCTGAACAGCCCCGTCTCGTACTTCGCGTACAAGCTCGGCTACGACGTGTGGGCGCCGCTTCCCGAGGCCTTCTTCAAGGACCCGAAGGCGTTCGGCCAGAAGCCGATCGGCAACGGCCCCTACAAGTTCGTCTCGTGGGACCACAACAAGCTGGTCAAGGTCCGCAAGTTCGAGGACTACAAGGGCCCGAACGCGGCGAAGAACGGCGGCATCGACTTCAAGAACTACACGAAGGCCGACGCCGCGTACTCGGACCTGCGCTCGAACAACCTCGACTGGATCGAGCAGGTTCCGACCACCGCGCTGACGAACTACAAGCAGGACCTCGGCGACCGCGCGATCGACCAGGAGTACTCCGCGGTCCAGTCGGTCGTCCCGGCGTTCTACTCGAAGCAGTTCAAGGACATCGACCCCAAGGTCATCCAGGGTCTGTCCATGGCGATCGACCGCGACACGATCACCAAGAAGGTGCTGCACGGCACCCGTACCCCGGCGGACTCCTTCGTCGCGCGCGGCGTGCTCGGCCACAAGGACGGCGCCCTCGGCGACGTCGCCAAGTTCGACCCGGCGAAGGCCAAGGCCCTCATCAAGGAGGGTGGCGGCGTTCCGGGCGACAAGATCTCGATCCAGTTCAACGCCGACCAGGACCACAAGCCGTGGGTCGACGCGGTCTGCAACAGCATCCGCAAGTCGGTCGGCGTCGAGTGCGTCGGCGACTCCAAGCCGACCTTCCAGGCCGACCTGAACGCGCGTGACAACAAGCAGGTCAAGTCCATGTACCGCGGTGGCTGGGTGCTCGACTACCCCGTCAACTCGAACTTCATGCGGGACCTGTACGGCAGCAAGGCCGCCGGTAACACCAGCGGGTTCTCCAACAAGGAGTTCGACGAGCTGAGCACCAAGGCCGACAAGGCCGCCACGCTCGACGAGACCGTGAAGCTGTACCAGGAGGCGGAGCAGATCCTCGTCAAGGAGATGCCGGCCATCCCGCTGTGGTTCTACAAGGTCAACAGCGGCCAGTCGACCAACATCCTCGGCAAGATCCCTTACGGCCAGGACGGCGACCCCATCTTCACCGACGTTCAGGTGAAGCAGAAGTAA
- a CDS encoding ABC transporter permease — MGRYAARRLLQMIPIFIGTTLLIFLMVHILPGDPIRAMWGDKAADPAQVAALRHEFGLDQPVWNQYLDYMANLFQGDFGRTFGGREVVDVMSEAFPVTLRLAGLAIVIEIIIGIGLGAWAGLKAGKTVDSGVLVFTLLVISVPVFVLGYLARFIFADELGWLPPNVQDSTDFSQLFLPAFVLAMLSMAYVARLTRTTFAENLRADYMRTATAKGLPRRRIVGVHLLRNSLIPVITFIGTDIGGFIGGAVITEGIFNVQGVGNLLYRAIQTSEGSTIVGVVTIIVLVILLINLIIDLLYAVLDPRIRYA, encoded by the coding sequence ATGGGGCGCTACGCCGCCAGGCGACTGCTCCAGATGATCCCGATCTTCATCGGGACCACTCTGTTGATTTTCCTCATGGTCCACATCCTTCCCGGAGATCCCATCCGGGCGATGTGGGGCGACAAGGCCGCTGACCCCGCACAGGTCGCGGCACTGCGCCATGAGTTCGGGCTCGACCAGCCCGTGTGGAACCAATACCTCGACTACATGGCCAACCTCTTCCAAGGGGACTTCGGCCGGACGTTCGGTGGCCGCGAGGTCGTCGACGTGATGTCGGAGGCATTCCCGGTGACGCTCAGACTCGCCGGTCTCGCCATCGTCATCGAGATCATCATCGGCATCGGTCTCGGTGCGTGGGCGGGCCTGAAGGCGGGCAAGACGGTGGACTCAGGTGTCCTCGTCTTCACCCTCCTCGTGATCTCCGTCCCGGTGTTCGTGCTCGGCTACCTCGCCCGGTTCATCTTCGCCGACGAACTCGGCTGGCTGCCGCCGAACGTGCAGGACTCCACGGACTTCTCGCAGCTCTTCCTGCCTGCGTTCGTACTCGCGATGCTCTCCATGGCCTACGTGGCACGGCTGACCCGCACGACGTTCGCCGAGAACCTGCGGGCCGACTACATGCGCACCGCGACGGCCAAGGGGCTGCCGCGCCGCCGCATCGTCGGTGTCCACCTGCTGCGCAACTCGCTGATTCCCGTGATCACCTTCATCGGCACGGACATCGGCGGCTTCATCGGGGGTGCCGTCATCACCGAGGGCATCTTCAACGTGCAGGGAGTGGGCAACCTGCTCTACAGGGCGATCCAGACGAGCGAGGGCTCCACGATCGTCGGTGTGGTGACGATCATCGTCCTCGTCATCCTGCTGATCAACCTGATCATCGACCTGCTGTACGCGGTCCTGGACCCGAGGATCCGGTATGCCTGA
- a CDS encoding ABC transporter permease: MPDAPVSKTAVEVSPATARPEDGADTAAAGVSATKGKAGGGQGDKARSLWGDAWFELRHRPMFWISASLLVLLLLIAAFPGIFTGADPRDGDLTNHFLSKPELTHFFQADWFGYDGQGRSIYARVIYGTRASVLVGVGVTVLVTLLGGLLGMLAGYFGGWIDSVISRVTDIFFGLPFLLGTMVILNAFTERKVYVVIASLAFLGWTSIARVTRASVISAKQADYVTAARALGAGTTRMLFRHVMPNAIAPTIVVATIALGGYISAEATLSYLGLGLADPTISWGIDISEGSTAIRDNPHALFFPAGMLSITVFAFIMLGDAVRDALDPKLR, translated from the coding sequence ATGCCTGACGCACCTGTGAGCAAGACGGCCGTCGAGGTCTCTCCGGCCACGGCACGCCCGGAGGACGGCGCGGACACCGCGGCCGCGGGCGTCTCCGCCACCAAGGGCAAGGCCGGCGGCGGCCAGGGCGACAAGGCCCGTTCGCTGTGGGGCGACGCCTGGTTCGAGCTGCGGCACCGCCCGATGTTCTGGATCTCGGCGTCCCTGCTGGTCCTGCTCCTCCTGATCGCGGCCTTCCCGGGGATCTTCACCGGCGCCGACCCGCGCGACGGTGACCTGACCAACCACTTCCTGAGCAAGCCGGAACTGACCCACTTCTTCCAGGCCGACTGGTTCGGCTACGACGGCCAGGGCCGCTCCATCTACGCCCGGGTCATCTACGGAACGCGTGCGTCGGTCCTGGTCGGTGTGGGCGTGACCGTCCTCGTCACCCTGCTCGGCGGCCTGCTCGGCATGCTGGCGGGGTACTTCGGGGGCTGGATCGACTCGGTCATCTCCCGGGTTACGGACATCTTCTTCGGTCTGCCCTTCCTGCTCGGCACGATGGTCATCCTGAACGCCTTCACCGAGCGCAAGGTCTACGTCGTCATCGCGTCCCTCGCGTTCCTCGGCTGGACCTCGATCGCCCGTGTGACGCGCGCTTCCGTCATCAGCGCCAAGCAGGCCGACTACGTGACGGCGGCTCGGGCGCTCGGCGCCGGGACCACCAGGATGCTGTTCCGCCATGTGATGCCGAACGCCATCGCGCCGACCATCGTGGTCGCGACGATCGCGCTGGGCGGCTACATCTCGGCGGAGGCGACCCTCTCCTACCTCGGACTCGGTCTCGCCGACCCGACGATTTCCTGGGGCATCGACATCTCCGAGGGCAGCACGGCGATCCGGGACAACCCGCACGCCCTGTTCTTCCCCGCGGGAATGCTGAGCATCACGGTCTTCGCGTTCATCATGCTCGGCGACGCGGTCCGCGACGCCCTCGACCCCAAGCTGCGCTGA
- a CDS encoding ABC transporter ATP-binding protein yields the protein MDLKQDAFPAPRSGEQKSGRLLDVKDLHVEFHTRDGVVKAVNGVNYSVDAGETLAVLGESGSGKSVTAQAIMGILDMPPGKIPQGEILYRGQDMLKMSGEERRKIRGRKIAMIFQDALSSLNPVLSVGYQLGEMFRVHEGLSRKDARTKAIELMEKVKIPAARERVNDYPHQFSGGMRQRIMIAMALALEPDLIIADEPTTALDVTVQAQVMDLLAELQREYNMGLILITHDLGVVADVADKIAVMYAGRIVETAPVHELYKRPAHPYTRGLLDSIPRLDQKGSELYAIKGLPPNLLKIPGGCAFNPRCPKAQDICRTEVPALVPVTEQDGAELPGRGSACHFWKETIHG from the coding sequence ATCGACCTCAAACAAGACGCCTTCCCCGCGCCCCGTTCGGGCGAGCAGAAGAGCGGCAGGCTCCTGGACGTCAAGGACCTGCACGTCGAGTTCCACACCCGTGACGGCGTGGTCAAGGCCGTCAACGGCGTGAACTACAGCGTGGACGCCGGCGAAACGCTCGCCGTCCTCGGTGAGTCGGGCTCCGGCAAGTCCGTGACCGCCCAGGCGATCATGGGCATCCTCGACATGCCGCCCGGCAAGATCCCGCAGGGCGAGATCCTCTACCGCGGCCAGGACATGCTGAAGATGAGCGGGGAGGAGCGCAGGAAGATCCGCGGCCGCAAGATCGCGATGATCTTCCAGGACGCGCTCTCCTCCCTCAACCCCGTCCTCTCGGTGGGCTATCAGCTCGGCGAGATGTTCCGGGTGCACGAGGGGCTCAGCCGCAAGGACGCCAGGACCAAGGCCATCGAACTGATGGAGAAGGTCAAGATCCCGGCGGCCAGGGAGCGGGTGAACGACTACCCGCACCAGTTCTCCGGCGGTATGCGCCAGCGCATCATGATCGCGATGGCGCTCGCCCTGGAGCCGGACCTGATCATCGCGGACGAGCCCACCACGGCGCTCGACGTGACGGTCCAGGCGCAGGTCATGGACCTGCTGGCCGAGCTCCAGCGCGAGTACAACATGGGCCTGATCCTGATCACCCACGACCTCGGCGTCGTCGCCGACGTCGCGGACAAGATCGCGGTGATGTACGCGGGCCGGATCGTCGAGACCGCACCCGTCCACGAGCTGTACAAGCGCCCCGCGCACCCGTACACCCGTGGCCTCCTCGACTCGATCCCGCGCCTGGACCAGAAGGGTTCGGAGCTCTACGCGATCAAGGGCCTGCCGCCCAACCTGCTCAAGATCCCCGGTGGTTGCGCGTTCAACCCGCGCTGCCCCAAGGCGCAGGACATCTGCCGCACGGAGGTCCCGGCGCTCGTGCCGGTCACCGAGCAGGACGGCGCGGAGCTGCCGGGCCGCGGCAGCGCGTGCCACTTCTGGAAGGAGACGATCCATGGCTGA